Part of the Leishmania infantum JPCM5 genome chromosome 34 genome, CGGTGTGTCGCATCTTCCAACACCGGCATGAGCTGCGCCGGTTCTGACTGCCatgcgttgctgctgcgcctcttaTCACGCCTCTCTCTAACTTTTCCTCAGTCTTCCCCAGCCCCGCTGAGACTCCCACGCGTAGCACataaaaaggaaaagaagaagaacAAAAAATAGAAACGAAggagccaccgcagccgcgcgttCACcatcctccccttcccctccccaacACCTGCGTCTCTTCCTCTACACAGGGGCCCCACACAACAAAGGACCAAGCACAAACACGCTCTCTGCAGACAAGATGGACGCTCCCGCTGCGTACCCTCCCTgggaggaagaaaaagacGATGTCGCCAAGTTTGGCtaccggcagcagcgattTCCGCAGGCAGGATATAGTCGTTTTCCCGTGGCTCAGCCCCAGCAGCGTCCACCCCAGCAACCGCagccacagctgcagcaggcggcactgccgcaaCAGGTCGCCCGTCTGGAGCCTAGCCAGTACCCTGATGTGGTGCGGGAGATGCTGATGCACATTCAGAACTTGTATCACCAAGACACGCGCGAGCGAGCCATCTTGACCTTGTCCAAGAAGCGTGAGAAGTTCACCTTACTCGGCCCGACTCTGTGGTACAGCGTCGGTGTCATGGCGATCTTTTTGCAAGAGATCGTATCCATGTACCCTCTCCTCAACACGCCCTCCTCGGCCCCGGTGAAGCCGATCATCAACCGCGTTAGTAGCGTGCTTACCCTGCTACAGGTTATCGCCCAGCACGACGCATCGCGGCGGCCGTTTATGGAGTCCAATATTTGCCTCTTTCTCTACCCGTTTCTGCGCGCCACCCCAGCAGAGCGGTCCGAGGTACTGCGCCTGACGTCTCTGGGCGTCATCGGTGCGTTAGTCAAGGCTGACGACCCGGCCATCATTTCCTACCTCCTCAACACAGAAATCTTTCCGATTTGCCTGAAGATCATGGAGCAGGCGATCGAGATTTCGAAGATCATCTCTACCTTCATCATCCAGAAGCTTCTGATGTCGGACCAGGGCCTGGTGTACGCCTGCCAGAACCCCAGCCGCttcaccgctgtcgccgacgTCCTGCATCGCATGGTGGCGGAGAAAGGACAGCAGAACGAGCACGTGTGCGGGCCGCGCCTTCTGAAGCACATCATCCGCTGCTACCTTCGCCTCTCTGAAAAcgagcgtgcgcgtgaggCGCTGCCCAAGATTCTCCCCGAGGAGCTGCGTAACAATACCTTCCAAGAGTACCTGGACGAAGACATCAACATGAGGAAGTggctcctccagctgctcgtCAACGTTGGAGATGAAGGTgcgcgccgcatcagcgAAACCGCAAAGCATGCACAGTAGTAGCCAAGCGCGCACTCCTTCCGCCCCCATCGCCTCCCTTAACGGGCTCTATGGTGCGACGTCTCCGGCTGTTCCTTCTTCGTTGTTGCCGTCAGTGTTGTCTTCCACTTCGTTCACGcacgctcgcgcgcgcttcgTTATTATTATTGCTCTTATTGCCTGTATGCGTGCGTCCGTGCCTCCGAGTGTGCTTCGCAGGTTTGGTGCGCCGACGTGTAGCCGCGGATTGCCAACattcgcctccctctcccagcGACTTCCAAATCATCCTTCCACGGCTTCGTTAGGGCAGTAAGTTGTCACGACGACTCTTGACAAGATCTCCGGTGTGAGCCCCCACAGCgtttgctctctctctcttttttgtgTCTCACGTTTTGGTGTTGctacgtgtgtgtctgtgtctgtgtgtaggtgggtgggtgctCGCCCGTTTTGGAATAATGTCCCGCTTCATAGATGTCCGCGTCCTGTGG contains:
- a CDS encoding cell differentiation protein-like protein; the encoded protein is MDAPAAYPPWEEEKDDVAKFGYRQQRFPQAGYSRFPVAQPQQRPPQQPQPQLQQAALPQQVARLEPSQYPDVVREMLMHIQNLYHQDTRERAILTLSKKREKFTLLGPTLWYSVGVMAIFLQEIVSMYPLLNTPSSAPVKPIINRVSSVLTLLQVIAQHDASRRPFMESNICLFLYPFLRATPAERSEVLRLTSLGVIGALVKADDPAIISYLLNTEIFPICLKIMEQAIEISKIISTFIIQKLLMSDQGLVYACQNPSRFTAVADVLHRMVAEKGQQNEHVCGPRLLKHIIRCYLRLSENERAREALPKILPEELRNNTFQEYLDEDINMRKWLLQLLVNVGDEGARRISETAKHAQ